From the Selenomonas timonae genome, one window contains:
- a CDS encoding asparaginase: MKILLLATGGTIASRETEHGLRPALTAEDMGAAIGAEDGSLEVVDLLALDSTNIAPCHWQIIARRIAECRTTYDGFIVTHGTDTMAYTAAALYYMLEGIDRPVMLTGSQRPLGLAGSDAESNLRLAYEAACSGFAGVAVAFGGRLIHGNAAKKMYSLADDAFRSIGRPEIDLAAPSAPTALFHLRDALDERVAVIRLYPGMKPVTIDAHIASGYRGIILEGYGLGSVPGDDAEESFLPSLDRAKTRACTIALTTQCIYDGADITHYEVGVRAAELGALSGGTLPIEALYARLMILLAETPEGETVKALC, encoded by the coding sequence ATGAAAATCCTCCTCCTTGCCACGGGCGGCACAATCGCCTCACGCGAGACTGAGCATGGGCTGCGCCCCGCCCTCACTGCCGAAGATATGGGCGCGGCAATCGGTGCAGAAGACGGCTCACTGGAGGTCGTCGATCTCCTCGCCCTCGACTCCACGAATATCGCTCCATGTCACTGGCAGATCATTGCGCGCAGGATCGCGGAGTGCCGCACGACATATGACGGCTTCATTGTCACCCACGGAACAGATACGATGGCATATACCGCCGCCGCACTCTACTATATGCTCGAGGGGATAGACCGCCCCGTCATGCTCACGGGCTCACAGCGCCCGCTCGGACTTGCAGGTTCGGATGCAGAGAGCAATCTCCGTCTCGCATACGAGGCAGCGTGTAGCGGCTTTGCGGGTGTTGCCGTCGCCTTTGGCGGGCGGCTCATCCACGGCAACGCGGCGAAGAAGATGTACTCCCTCGCAGACGACGCATTCCGCAGCATCGGACGCCCTGAGATCGACCTCGCCGCGCCATCTGCACCAACAGCCCTCTTCCACCTGCGCGATGCACTCGATGAACGCGTCGCTGTCATCCGTCTCTACCCTGGCATGAAGCCCGTCACAATTGATGCACACATCGCGTCGGGCTATCGCGGCATCATCCTCGAGGGCTACGGGCTCGGCAGTGTCCCGGGCGACGATGCGGAGGAGAGCTTCCTCCCCTCGCTTGACCGCGCAAAGACGCGCGCCTGCACCATCGCCCTCACGACCCAGTGCATTTACGACGGCGCCGACATCACACACTATGAGGTAGGTGTCCGCGCAGCAGAGCTCGGCGCACTCTCGGGCGGCA
- a CDS encoding nitrous oxide-stimulated promoter family protein, whose translation MDTERKRTMEAEVMTEMIALYCRGHSHAHRVQEYPAEGIPALCPDCRQLLEYARTRIIRCPRMDVKSFCSVCPVHCYSMDMRARIREVMRYSGPRMLLHRPFMTLHHIWIDFAARRREKKGTPS comes from the coding sequence ATGGATACCGAACGAAAACGCACAATGGAGGCGGAGGTCATGACGGAGATGATCGCCCTCTACTGCCGCGGGCACAGCCATGCACATCGTGTACAGGAATACCCCGCCGAGGGAATCCCCGCGCTCTGCCCCGACTGCCGCCAACTCCTCGAATACGCGCGCACACGCATCATCCGCTGCCCGCGCATGGATGTGAAATCGTTCTGCTCCGTCTGCCCCGTGCACTGCTACAGCATGGATATGCGCGCGCGCATCCGCGAGGTCATGCGCTACAGCGGGCCTCGGATGCTCCTGCACCGTCCCTTCATGACCCTGCATCACATCTGGATCGATTTCGCAGCGCGCAGGCGCGAAAAGAAAGGTACGCCCTCATGA
- a CDS encoding PTS glucitol/sorbitol transporter subunit IIA translates to MKYRVTLTAIGDFALQLLQTRGNLIIFDKDVPYSYENMVISHTKGSLTEDVREGDTIVIAERSYKVARVGSDANANLRAHGHVTLHFESEDSGTEAQPGEIHLIGEGFPRIMVDDTLEIL, encoded by the coding sequence ATGAAGTACCGCGTCACATTGACCGCCATCGGAGATTTTGCACTCCAGCTGCTCCAGACGCGCGGCAACCTCATCATCTTTGACAAGGACGTTCCCTACTCCTACGAGAACATGGTCATCTCGCACACGAAGGGCAGCTTGACCGAGGATGTCAGGGAGGGCGACACTATTGTCATTGCCGAGCGCAGCTACAAGGTCGCACGCGTCGGCTCGGATGCAAATGCGAACCTGCGCGCACACGGACACGTCACCCTCCACTTCGAGAGCGAGGACTCGGGCACGGAGGCGCAGCCCGGCGAGATCCACCTCATCGGCGAGGGCTTCCCACGCATCATGGTCGACGACACTCTCGAGATTCTGTAA
- a CDS encoding flavodoxin family protein produces MRKWAVIYSSTTGNTKAIAEEIAGTAGADLFRVQDAPADLSAYEVVALGYWLRRGGPDDLMKAYLPKVRNACVILFQTHGADVGSEHAVTSFARAAYLLGANCEILGTFSAQGKLAPALIARRKKSDPDDTHNSPEAQERWVRAADHPNEEDRAAAREFVHKMEHKLDLLEKFRRAQEAKAHAKLS; encoded by the coding sequence ATGAGAAAATGGGCTGTTATCTATTCATCCACCACGGGCAATACAAAGGCCATCGCCGAAGAGATCGCGGGCACGGCGGGCGCAGATCTCTTCCGCGTGCAGGACGCACCGGCGGATCTATCCGCATATGAGGTCGTCGCGCTTGGCTACTGGCTGCGGCGCGGCGGTCCCGACGATCTTATGAAGGCATACCTGCCAAAGGTCAGAAATGCGTGCGTCATCCTCTTCCAGACGCACGGCGCAGATGTCGGCTCCGAGCACGCCGTCACCTCCTTTGCACGTGCCGCCTACCTCCTCGGCGCAAACTGCGAAATCCTCGGCACCTTCTCCGCACAGGGGAAGCTTGCCCCCGCCCTCATCGCCCGCCGCAAGAAATCCGATCCCGATGATACACACAACAGTCCCGAGGCGCAGGAGCGTTGGGTACGCGCTGCGGATCATCCAAACGAGGAGGATCGTGCCGCCGCACGCGAATTCGTGCACAAGATGGAGCACAAACTTGACCTCCTCGAGAAGTTCCGCCGTGCACAGGAGGCGAAGGCGCACGCGAAACTTTCATAA
- a CDS encoding MFS transporter, with protein sequence MKQKIRYATALLSAGHAMVDFYANFLPILLPLLMIKFGLSLTMCGVLVMVASVTTNMLQPFFGYLMDKRNFSPVLPYIVPAAAVPICMVGFAGHETLLFVLVAVTGTAVAAYHPLSSMLVGRTAARGRGNGMMSYFIAGGNAGMAFVPLVLVAFLEKLSLNALPLLILPAVLMGVLLARSGLCEVSSLPERRAAVRPKLARVLFARTTITLNLAMGLRCWTHGAFGTFLPLLLVGNGEDTSAAGLFLTIFMLGGMTGGLVGGNLADRFTGRAIIVTFLVLGILPCAYYFTHVSADVLGGIVLFAAGFALMAPQPSSIIWAQQALPENAAMASGMMLGMSFGLGSLGVAATAALGDVIGLAPALLVSVLALPLAAILAHITPEPKNR encoded by the coding sequence ATGAAACAGAAAATACGGTACGCGACAGCACTGCTATCGGCGGGACACGCGATGGTGGATTTCTATGCGAATTTCCTGCCGATCCTCCTGCCGCTGCTCATGATCAAGTTCGGACTGTCGCTGACGATGTGCGGTGTGCTCGTCATGGTCGCGTCGGTGACGACGAATATGCTGCAGCCCTTCTTCGGCTATCTCATGGACAAGCGGAACTTCAGCCCCGTGCTTCCGTACATCGTGCCCGCTGCAGCTGTGCCGATCTGCATGGTCGGCTTTGCAGGGCATGAGACACTGCTCTTCGTGCTTGTCGCGGTGACGGGGACGGCGGTCGCGGCGTATCATCCTCTCTCGTCGATGCTCGTCGGGCGGACGGCGGCGCGGGGGCGGGGCAACGGCATGATGAGCTATTTCATTGCGGGCGGAAATGCGGGCATGGCATTTGTGCCGCTCGTCCTCGTGGCATTCCTTGAAAAACTGTCGCTGAATGCGCTGCCGCTCCTTATCCTGCCTGCTGTACTCATGGGAGTGCTCCTTGCACGCTCGGGTCTGTGTGAGGTCTCGTCTCTGCCGGAACGGCGGGCGGCGGTGCGCCCGAAGCTCGCACGCGTCCTCTTTGCACGTACGACGATCACGCTGAATCTCGCGATGGGGCTGCGTTGCTGGACGCACGGCGCATTCGGGACGTTCTTGCCGCTGCTGCTCGTTGGAAATGGGGAGGATACGAGCGCGGCAGGACTCTTCCTCACGATCTTTATGCTCGGCGGCATGACGGGCGGTCTTGTCGGCGGCAATCTCGCGGACAGGTTCACGGGGCGTGCGATCATTGTGACGTTCCTCGTGCTTGGGATTCTGCCGTGCGCCTACTACTTTACCCATGTGAGCGCGGATGTGCTCGGCGGCATCGTGCTCTTTGCCGCGGGCTTTGCTCTGATGGCACCACAGCCGAGTTCGATTATATGGGCACAGCAGGCACTGCCCGAGAATGCAGCGATGGCATCGGGCATGATGCTCGGTATGTCGTTCGGACTCGGCAGTCTCGGTGTGGCGGCGACGGCGGCACTCGGCGATGTCATCGGGCTCGCGCCCGCCCTCCTCGTCTCCGTCCTTGCACTCCCCCTTGCGGCTATCCTCGCGCATATCACACCGGAGCCGAAGAACAGATGA
- the pflB gene encoding formate C-acetyltransferase has product MLQSKSWDGFEGGVWQEEVNVRDFIQRNYTPYDGDESFLAPPTDATNRLWARVQELQKEERAKGGVLDMETEVVSGLTAYGPGYIDPALKDLEKVVGLQTDKPLKQAFMPYGGIRMAEEALENYGYKVSPKLHEIFTKYHKTHNAAVFDAYTDEIRAARRSHIITGLPDTYGRGRIVGDYRRVALYGIDHLIAFKQGDLLNYGDGIMSNDVIQQREEVAEQIRALKGMKEMAQLYGFDISAPAKDAREAVQWLYFGYLAAIKTQNGAAMSVGRISTFLDIYIQRDLARGILFEEEAQELIDHIVLKFRMVKFARITSYNELFSGDPIWATLEMAGIGMDGRHMVTKNDFRFLHTLENMGPSPEPNLTVLYSSKLPEKFKDYAARISIRTSSIQYENDDVMKPEWGDDYSICCCVSATQTGKEMQFFGARANLAKCLLYAINGGMDEKSGVQVGPAYRPIRTEYLEYDNVIIKYERMMDWLAHVYVNALNIIQYMHDKYYYEAAEMALIDTDVRRTFATGIAGFSHVVDSLSAIKYAKVKPIYNDRIVVDYEVEGDFPRYGNDDDRADEIAKWVLKTFLSKIKARHTYRHSEPTTSILTITSNVVYGKYTGAMPDGRPAWTPLAPGANPSYGAECCGLLASLNSVAKLPYHWALDGISNTQSMNPSALGHNEDERVQNLVSAMDGYFDQGAHHLNVNVFGRETLEHIMEHPEDPAYANFTIRVSGYAVKFISLTREQQEDVIARTFHEHM; this is encoded by the coding sequence ATGCTGCAGAGCAAGAGCTGGGACGGTTTTGAAGGGGGCGTCTGGCAGGAGGAGGTCAACGTCCGCGACTTCATTCAGCGCAACTACACGCCGTACGACGGCGACGAGAGCTTTCTCGCGCCGCCGACGGACGCGACGAACCGCCTGTGGGCACGCGTGCAGGAACTCCAGAAGGAGGAGCGCGCGAAGGGCGGCGTGCTCGACATGGAGACGGAGGTTGTATCTGGTCTGACGGCATACGGGCCGGGCTACATCGACCCCGCGCTGAAAGACCTCGAAAAGGTGGTCGGCCTCCAGACGGACAAGCCGCTGAAGCAGGCCTTCATGCCATACGGCGGCATCCGCATGGCGGAGGAGGCACTCGAGAACTACGGCTACAAGGTCAGCCCGAAGCTCCACGAGATCTTTACGAAGTACCACAAGACGCACAATGCGGCAGTATTCGATGCGTACACGGACGAGATCCGCGCGGCGCGCCGCAGTCACATCATCACGGGACTGCCCGACACGTACGGGCGCGGGCGAATCGTGGGCGACTACCGCCGTGTCGCCCTCTACGGCATCGATCATCTCATTGCGTTCAAACAGGGCGACCTGCTGAACTACGGCGACGGCATCATGAGCAACGATGTCATTCAGCAGCGCGAGGAGGTCGCGGAGCAGATTCGTGCGTTGAAGGGCATGAAGGAGATGGCGCAGCTCTATGGCTTTGACATCTCAGCACCCGCGAAGGACGCACGCGAGGCGGTGCAGTGGCTGTACTTCGGCTATCTCGCGGCGATCAAGACGCAGAACGGCGCGGCGATGAGCGTCGGGCGCATTTCGACCTTCCTCGACATCTACATCCAGCGCGACCTCGCACGCGGCATCCTCTTCGAGGAGGAGGCGCAGGAGCTTATCGATCACATCGTGCTGAAGTTCCGCATGGTGAAGTTCGCGCGCATCACGTCCTACAACGAGCTGTTCTCGGGTGACCCAATCTGGGCAACGCTTGAAATGGCGGGCATCGGCATGGACGGCCGCCACATGGTCACAAAGAATGACTTCCGTTTCCTCCACACGCTTGAGAACATGGGACCCTCTCCCGAGCCGAACCTCACCGTGCTATACTCCTCGAAGCTGCCGGAGAAGTTTAAGGACTACGCGGCGCGGATCTCCATCCGCACGAGCTCGATCCAGTACGAGAATGACGATGTGATGAAGCCCGAGTGGGGCGACGACTACTCGATCTGCTGCTGCGTTTCTGCGACGCAGACGGGTAAGGAGATGCAGTTCTTCGGTGCGCGTGCGAACCTCGCGAAGTGCCTGCTCTACGCGATCAACGGCGGCATGGATGAGAAGAGCGGCGTGCAGGTCGGGCCTGCCTACCGCCCGATCCGCACGGAGTACCTTGAGTACGACAACGTCATCATCAAGTACGAGCGTATGATGGACTGGCTTGCACACGTCTACGTGAACGCGCTGAACATCATCCAGTATATGCATGACAAGTACTACTACGAAGCGGCGGAGATGGCACTCATCGACACGGACGTGCGCCGCACATTCGCAACGGGCATTGCGGGCTTCTCGCACGTGGTCGACTCGCTGTCGGCGATTAAGTATGCAAAGGTGAAGCCGATCTACAACGACCGCATCGTCGTGGACTATGAGGTCGAGGGGGACTTCCCGCGCTACGGCAACGACGATGACCGCGCGGACGAGATTGCAAAATGGGTGCTCAAGACCTTCCTCTCGAAGATCAAGGCGCGTCACACCTACCGCCACTCCGAGCCGACGACCTCCATCCTCACGATCACGTCGAACGTCGTCTACGGCAAGTACACGGGCGCAATGCCGGACGGCCGCCCCGCATGGACGCCGCTCGCGCCGGGTGCAAATCCGAGCTATGGCGCGGAGTGCTGCGGTCTGCTCGCCTCGCTCAACTCGGTCGCAAAGCTGCCGTATCACTGGGCGCTCGACGGCATCTCGAACACGCAGAGTATGAATCCCTCGGCGCTCGGACACAACGAGGATGAGCGCGTGCAGAACCTTGTGAGTGCGATGGACGGCTATTTCGATCAGGGGGCGCACCATCTGAACGTGAACGTGTTCGGGCGCGAGACGCTGGAGCACATCATGGAGCATCCCGAGGATCCCGCCTATGCGAACTTTACCATCCGCGTCTCGGGCTACGCGGTCAAGTTCATCAGTCTGACGCGTGAGCAGCAGGAGGATGTGATCGCGCGCACCTTCCATGAGCATATGTAA
- the pflA gene encoding pyruvate formate-lyase-activating protein encodes MSICKGRISATESFGSVDGPGIRFIVFVQGCRYRCQYCHNPETWEREGGYEATAEEIFRQAWRYRPYWKQKGGITVSGGEPLLQLAFVTELFRLAKAKGVNTVIDTAGEPFTRDEPFFNTFEELLPLVDLFLLDLKHIDDEVHRALTGVSNESALALAQFLSERGKRMWIRHVLVPGWTTGEDDLARLSEFIAGLGTVDRVEVLPYHAMALHKYEELRLPYRLGDTPAPTAEEIACAEKILRVGEYTGYLKK; translated from the coding sequence ATGAGCATATGTAAAGGCAGAATCAGCGCGACAGAGAGCTTCGGCTCGGTCGACGGCCCCGGCATCCGCTTCATCGTCTTTGTGCAGGGCTGCCGCTATCGCTGTCAGTACTGCCACAACCCAGAGACATGGGAGCGGGAGGGCGGCTATGAGGCGACGGCAGAGGAGATCTTTCGGCAGGCGTGGCGGTACCGCCCGTACTGGAAGCAGAAGGGCGGTATCACGGTCAGCGGCGGCGAGCCGCTGCTCCAACTCGCATTCGTGACGGAGCTGTTCCGTCTCGCGAAGGCAAAGGGGGTGAATACCGTCATCGACACGGCGGGCGAGCCGTTCACACGGGATGAGCCATTTTTTAACACGTTCGAGGAATTGCTGCCGCTCGTGGATTTGTTCCTGCTCGATCTGAAGCACATCGATGATGAAGTGCACAGGGCACTCACGGGTGTATCGAATGAGAGTGCGCTTGCACTGGCTCAGTTCCTTTCGGAGCGCGGCAAGCGGATGTGGATTCGCCATGTGCTCGTGCCGGGATGGACGACGGGGGAGGACGATCTCGCCCGACTCTCGGAGTTCATCGCGGGACTGGGGACGGTTGACCGCGTGGAGGTGCTGCCCTATCATGCGATGGCACTCCACAAGTATGAGGAGCTACGTCTGCCGTATCGGCTCGGGGACACACCCGCACCGACGGCGGAGGAGATTGCCTGTGCGGAGAAGATTCTGCGCGTGGGGGAGTATACGGGATATTTGAAGAAATAA
- the holA gene encoding DNA polymerase III subunit delta, whose protein sequence is MNYAEFMASLAKGEPPHVFLLAGEESYYVRRAEEAILRRLLPVPEERADALIRYEEMPPLDALMESLETAPFFTDKIVVLVRDAAIFRATKKKDGDEDAPATKDTAADALIARLADLLPTTYVIFTLDTKPDKRRKLYQTVEKYGRVLESEPVRPWTVENWLNGRLREMNRSMHREARTFFLNVVGIMPTISLEFLDRQLEKLTLYTDKPQFTEDDLRAAFSEMPEVSVFALMDAVSARDVRQALDLLARCRADGVHFTVLLALLVRHVRQLWQAKRLLMNRTPPKGLGKIMGLHPFIAEKLGGHAKAFSEATLERTVLSLADADYLLKTGQAGDELLEDVVIRLCRK, encoded by the coding sequence ATGAACTACGCAGAGTTCATGGCATCGCTCGCAAAGGGTGAGCCGCCGCACGTCTTCCTGCTTGCGGGCGAGGAGAGCTACTATGTGCGGCGCGCCGAGGAGGCGATCCTGCGCCGCCTTCTGCCTGTGCCGGAGGAACGTGCGGACGCACTCATCCGCTACGAGGAGATGCCGCCCCTCGACGCACTGATGGAGTCACTCGAAACGGCACCATTCTTCACGGACAAGATTGTTGTCCTCGTACGCGATGCCGCTATCTTCCGTGCGACGAAAAAAAAGGACGGGGACGAGGATGCCCCTGCGACAAAGGATACGGCGGCGGATGCGCTGATTGCCCGCCTCGCCGACCTCCTCCCTACCACCTATGTCATCTTTACGCTTGACACGAAGCCTGACAAGCGGCGCAAGCTCTATCAGACGGTTGAAAAATACGGGCGCGTGCTGGAGAGCGAACCCGTGCGTCCATGGACGGTGGAGAACTGGCTGAACGGGCGGCTGCGCGAGATGAACCGCTCCATGCACAGGGAGGCGCGCACCTTCTTTCTGAATGTCGTCGGCATCATGCCGACGATTTCGCTTGAGTTCCTCGACCGCCAGCTGGAAAAGCTAACGCTCTACACAGACAAGCCCCAGTTCACAGAGGACGATCTGCGTGCGGCGTTCTCGGAGATGCCCGAGGTGTCCGTATTCGCGCTGATGGATGCCGTGAGTGCACGCGATGTCAGGCAGGCACTCGACCTCCTCGCACGCTGCCGTGCGGACGGCGTACACTTCACCGTCCTGCTCGCCCTCCTCGTGCGCCATGTCCGCCAGCTCTGGCAGGCAAAGCGTCTGCTGATGAACCGCACACCGCCGAAGGGGCTCGGCAAGATCATGGGACTGCATCCCTTCATCGCCGAAAAACTCGGGGGACACGCGAAGGCATTCTCCGAAGCGACACTCGAACGCACCGTCCTCTCCCTCGCTGATGCGGACTATCTGCTGAAAACGGGACAGGCAGGAGACGAATTGCTCGAGGATGTCGTGATTCGGCTGTGCAGGAAATAA
- a CDS encoding MBL fold metallo-hydrolase: MIECMTVGDMIPTNAFFYIDDTTQHGFLIDAGSDGDLLAEHAEMRGWTIERLLLTHCHFDHIGGAEDFSIRAGAPIYAAEDSPRYYSDPRWNLSLWGSGSVTLSDVTTFSDREVITLAANPDVALEVRYTPGHTTDSCIFYSARDGVAFVGDTIFCASVGRTDFPGGDEQMLWDSIAREVFTLPPDTVLYSGHTEPTTVGAEMARYRR, translated from the coding sequence ATGATCGAATGTATGACCGTCGGTGACATGATCCCGACCAATGCCTTTTTCTATATCGACGATACAACACAGCACGGCTTCCTCATCGACGCGGGCTCGGACGGCGACCTGCTTGCCGAACACGCGGAGATGCGCGGATGGACGATCGAGCGGCTCCTGCTCACGCACTGTCATTTTGACCACATCGGCGGCGCAGAGGACTTCTCCATACGCGCAGGTGCTCCCATCTATGCCGCCGAGGACAGCCCGCGCTACTACAGTGATCCGCGTTGGAATCTCTCGCTCTGGGGCAGCGGCAGTGTAACGCTCTCGGACGTGACAACCTTTTCCGACCGCGAGGTCATCACGCTCGCGGCAAATCCCGACGTCGCTCTGGAGGTGCGCTACACACCTGGGCATACCACGGACTCCTGCATCTTCTACAGTGCACGGGACGGTGTCGCCTTCGTCGGCGATACGATCTTCTGCGCGAGCGTCGGCCGCACCGATTTCCCGGGCGGCGATGAGCAGATGCTCTGGGACAGCATCGCACGCGAGGTCTTTACCCTACCGCCCGATACGGTTCTCTACTCGGGGCACACGGAGCCGACCACCGTGGGTGCAGAGATGGCACGCTACCGCCGATGA
- a CDS encoding GNAT family N-acetyltransferase, protein MVRQAQEGDVTDILRIYDAARTFMRRTGNMTQWSGGYPSEEIVRADILRGVSYVLENEAGHLHAAFALIPGDDPTYAHIEGAWRDDSPYATIHRAGSDGTERGTFRAILAFARAQHEHLRADTHADNIPMQNCLQKSGFTYCGIIYLKNGDPRRAYEWSSRHD, encoded by the coding sequence ATGGTACGGCAGGCACAGGAGGGGGATGTCACGGACATCCTGCGCATCTATGATGCGGCGCGCACCTTTATGCGCCGCACGGGCAACATGACGCAGTGGAGCGGCGGCTATCCGTCAGAGGAAATCGTACGCGCAGATATTCTGCGCGGTGTCAGCTATGTGCTGGAAAACGAGGCAGGGCATCTCCATGCCGCATTTGCGCTCATCCCCGGCGACGACCCGACGTATGCGCACATTGAGGGGGCATGGCGCGACGACTCCCCCTATGCCACGATTCACCGTGCGGGCAGCGACGGAACGGAACGCGGTACATTCCGCGCCATACTCGCCTTCGCACGCGCGCAGCATGAGCACCTGCGCGCCGACACCCACGCGGACAACATCCCCATGCAGAACTGTCTGCAAAAGAGCGGCTTTACTTACTGCGGCATCATCTATCTCAAAAACGGCGACCCGCGCCGCGCCTATGAGTGGAGCAGCAGACACGACTGA
- a CDS encoding EamA family transporter, whose protein sequence is MSSWLIYALLSALCAAFVSIFGKVGVAGLDSSAATAVRAVIMAVFLVGVVIAEGHTADLPQVFADKKALLFVALSGIAGALSWLFYFLALKDGAVTQVAPIDKLSVVFAVVIAALIFGERVSFMHGIAIAMIAAGGLLLAIFP, encoded by the coding sequence ATGAGTTCTTGGTTGATCTACGCGCTGCTCTCGGCGCTGTGCGCGGCGTTCGTGTCCATCTTTGGCAAGGTGGGCGTCGCGGGGCTCGACAGTAGCGCCGCAACGGCTGTGCGCGCCGTAATCATGGCGGTATTCCTCGTCGGTGTCGTCATCGCCGAGGGGCATACGGCTGACCTCCCGCAGGTATTCGCGGACAAGAAGGCGCTGCTCTTCGTTGCGCTCAGCGGCATCGCGGGCGCGCTCTCGTGGCTCTTCTACTTTTTGGCACTCAAGGACGGTGCGGTGACGCAGGTTGCCCCGATCGACAAGCTGAGCGTCGTCTTTGCCGTCGTGATTGCCGCCCTCATCTTCGGCGAGCGCGTGAGTTTCATGCACGGCATCGCGATTGCCATGATTGCGGCGGGCGGACTGCTGCTTGCGATCTTTCCTTAG
- the nrdG gene encoding anaerobic ribonucleoside-triphosphate reductase activating protein: MSASSTDSTEIHISGIARDSIVDGEGIRLTVFTQGCPRRCPGCHNPDTQPRTGGRMTTVGAVLAELDENPLLTGLTLSGGEPFLQPAALLPLARGAHARGLDVWSYTGYTLEELRAQENPAVDALLDELDVLVDGDYREEERDLTLHFRGSRNQRVIDLAATRATGTLTLLYKDE, from the coding sequence ATGAGCGCGTCAAGCACGGACTCCACTGAGATCCACATCTCGGGGATTGCACGTGATTCCATCGTCGACGGCGAGGGCATACGGCTGACAGTCTTTACGCAGGGCTGTCCGCGCCGCTGTCCGGGCTGTCACAATCCGGACACACAGCCGCGCACCGGCGGGCGCATGACGACCGTCGGCGCGGTGCTCGCCGAACTCGACGAAAACCCACTCCTCACAGGGCTCACCCTCAGCGGCGGTGAGCCCTTCTTGCAGCCCGCCGCCCTGCTCCCGCTCGCACGTGGAGCACACGCGCGAGGACTGGACGTGTGGAGCTACACGGGCTACACCCTTGAGGAGCTGCGCGCACAAGAAAATCCCGCCGTGGATGCCCTGCTCGATGAGCTCGACGTACTCGTCGACGGCGACTACCGCGAGGAAGAACGCGATCTCACACTGCACTTTCGCGGCTCGCGCAATCAGCGCGTCATCGACCTCGCAGCAACGCGTGCCACGGGCACACTCACACTGCTCTACAAAGACGAATAG
- the nrdD gene encoding anaerobic ribonucleoside-triphosphate reductase, translating to MIVNDINVTVNGLSDITPHEVENYIAYIEGQTHEKLDRLSITGTDDGRVTLGYEMRQPKFERVRRITGYLVGTTDRWNNAKQAEEHERVKHGLH from the coding sequence ATGATCGTCAACGACATCAACGTCACAGTAAATGGCCTCTCGGATATCACCCCGCACGAGGTTGAGAACTACATCGCATACATCGAGGGACAGACCCACGAGAAGCTTGACCGCCTCTCCATCACTGGGACGGATGACGGTCGTGTCACGCTCGGCTACGAGATGCGCCAGCCGAAGTTCGAGCGCGTGCGCCGCATCACGGGCTACCTGGTCGGCACCACGGACCGCTGGAACAATGCGAAGCAGGCCGAAGAGCATGAGCGCGTCAAGCACGGACTCCACTGA